The following coding sequences lie in one Streptomyces venezuelae genomic window:
- a CDS encoding response regulator transcription factor, with amino-acid sequence MSDTRISVAVHATDPLSRAGVISHLRHEPTVELVDRATDGSSPAPPGTPTAAAQERVAVMLVDRLDDPAGSELRRLARSTEQRVVLIASELREPELLAVVEYGVRAILWRHQATPQKLLRAVHSAARGEGELPPDLINRLMTQLGRLRLSALDGTPSAAGALVPTLGMAPREVDVVRLIAEGLDTKQISEKLAYSERTVKNVLHALMTRLQLQNRAHAVAYALREGYI; translated from the coding sequence GTGTCGGATACACGTATCTCGGTGGCCGTGCACGCCACCGACCCCCTCAGCAGGGCCGGGGTCATCAGCCATCTACGGCACGAGCCCACCGTGGAGCTGGTGGACCGGGCCACAGACGGCTCCAGCCCCGCGCCGCCCGGAACGCCGACGGCCGCCGCGCAGGAACGCGTCGCCGTCATGCTCGTCGACCGGCTCGACGACCCGGCGGGCAGCGAGCTGCGCCGCCTCGCCCGGTCCACGGAACAGCGCGTCGTCCTCATCGCCAGCGAGCTGCGCGAGCCCGAACTGCTCGCCGTCGTCGAGTACGGCGTACGGGCCATCCTCTGGCGCCACCAGGCCACCCCGCAGAAGCTGCTGCGGGCCGTGCACAGCGCGGCGCGCGGCGAGGGCGAGCTGCCGCCCGACCTCATCAACCGGCTCATGACCCAGCTGGGCCGCCTCCGGCTCTCCGCGCTCGACGGCACACCGTCCGCCGCCGGCGCCCTCGTGCCGACGCTGGGCATGGCGCCCCGCGAGGTCGACGTGGTACGGCTGATCGCGGAGGGGCTCGACACCAAGCAGATATCGGAGAAACTCGCCTACTCCGAACGCACCGTCAAGAACGTTCTGCACGCGCTGATGACGCGCCTGCAGCTGCAGAACCGCGCGCATGCCGTCGCGTACGCGCTGCGGGAGGGGTACATCTAA
- a CDS encoding hydrogenase expression protein yields MWTSLEPTATTVEPGSTASVRLRVRNTGDTVEEYRLQVVGAAAGWARVQPDVLRLYPGAEGTAQVEFAPPRTSDAQAGPTPFGVRVQPRETPHTVDVAEGQVTVGPFTELRTELLPLVVRGRLRAKASVAVDNLGNQQLTASFSGRENGDELEVESEPGSVQVAPGRAAFADLSIKPGAVSWVGGTVKRPFTVSVLRAGVPEPVELRGTYVQPSFIPRWAMAVFSVLFALGLAFAVMWFNHKPAMSTQAKEKVGEQRELPQTDGMKKAPSPSPSASEEKEEPKEPANEAKPPESGGGGGGGGGDKKDDKPKGPKLRTIRSAEGSGWYLETKRGAKADGTYVGQNPELTDEFGKNQKWILHHYPETDTYSLEAANAPGAIMDLKVGTNIVQIFHAPPENIKSGQLPDNQKWKLESQPNGLTHIVGVGNGECVVDMQNDTSAITWKCDDRKSMGWTISDWPE; encoded by the coding sequence ATGTGGACCTCTCTCGAACCGACGGCGACGACCGTCGAGCCCGGCTCGACCGCGAGCGTGCGGCTGCGGGTGCGCAACACCGGCGACACCGTCGAGGAGTACCGCCTCCAGGTGGTCGGCGCGGCGGCGGGCTGGGCCCGCGTGCAGCCCGACGTCCTGCGGCTGTACCCCGGGGCCGAGGGCACCGCCCAGGTGGAGTTCGCCCCGCCCCGCACCTCGGACGCGCAGGCGGGCCCGACCCCGTTCGGCGTCCGCGTGCAGCCCCGCGAGACCCCGCACACCGTGGACGTCGCGGAGGGCCAGGTCACCGTCGGCCCGTTCACCGAACTCCGCACGGAACTGCTCCCGTTGGTCGTACGCGGCCGACTGCGCGCCAAGGCGTCCGTGGCCGTCGACAACCTCGGCAACCAGCAGCTCACGGCGTCCTTCTCGGGCCGTGAGAACGGCGACGAGCTGGAGGTCGAGTCGGAGCCAGGCTCGGTGCAGGTCGCGCCGGGACGTGCCGCGTTCGCCGACCTCAGCATCAAGCCCGGCGCGGTCAGCTGGGTCGGCGGCACCGTCAAGCGCCCGTTCACGGTGTCCGTGCTGCGGGCCGGGGTGCCGGAGCCGGTGGAGCTGCGCGGCACGTACGTACAGCCGTCGTTCATCCCGCGCTGGGCGATGGCCGTCTTCTCGGTGCTGTTCGCGCTGGGCCTCGCGTTCGCCGTGATGTGGTTCAACCACAAGCCGGCCATGTCGACGCAGGCCAAGGAGAAGGTCGGTGAGCAGCGGGAGCTGCCGCAGACCGACGGCATGAAGAAGGCACCGAGCCCGTCGCCGAGCGCCTCCGAGGAGAAGGAGGAGCCGAAGGAGCCCGCGAACGAGGCCAAGCCGCCGGAGTCCGGCGGGGGCGGCGGCGGTGGCGGCGGCGACAAGAAGGACGACAAGCCGAAGGGCCCCAAGCTGCGCACCATCCGCAGCGCGGAGGGCAGCGGCTGGTACCTGGAGACCAAGCGGGGCGCGAAGGCGGACGGCACGTATGTCGGCCAGAACCCCGAGCTGACGGACGAGTTCGGCAAGAACCAGAAGTGGATCCTGCACCACTACCCGGAGACCGACACGTACTCCCTGGAGGCGGCCAACGCCCCCGGCGCGATCATGGACCTGAAGGTCGGCACGAACATCGTGCAGATCTTCCACGCGCCCCCGGAGAACATCAAGAGCGGTCAGCTCCCCGACAACCAGAAGTGGAAGCTGGAGAGCCAGCCCAACGGCCTGACCCACATCGTCGGGGTCGGCAACGGCGAGTGCGTGGTCGACATGCAGAACGACACGAGCGCGATCACCTGGAAGTGCGACGACCGCAAGAGCATGGGCTGGACGATCTCGGACTGGCCGGAGTAA
- a CDS encoding peptidoglycan-binding domain-containing protein, with amino-acid sequence MTWWNSLDPAAVTVDPGGRATVRLRVRNTGDTVEEYRLGVVGAAAGWARVEPDVLRLYPGSEGTAEISFAPPRSPDAAAGPTPFGIRVEPRENPEARDVVEGQVTVAPFSEIRAELLPPTIVGRFRGRASVAVDNLGNTPLTAALTLRDDAGRLTYEVDPTAVQVAPGRAAFANLTIRPQQVLWTGSGQTHPLTVSVRRSGDEQGHELPGSFDQRPVLPRRLLAVGGVLAALAVASVVAWLTYAPDFDGSARENQAAAAPAAVPQGGEKNSLDDAPAPPKGEKGGGGGHGGTDSGSGGTGGGTSGGGSGDGGSSGGGAGGAEGGGSDGGGGGEKAEPGGGSRKAQAGPPWRRGYAPDIVVEYAQHRLAALGSKNPCTLTGHWTPGVIDSNTEAKLICYQKAVVRTGQNSGNNTAQIFETDDVGTLGRATLTSLWAQGIRPDAVRSGADTWEVVQLQAAFWWASQAGISDKDLDRDRAYAEHGVAYFKNGRSAPTTARYSSNTAAHIKEYQASVGLPATGKADSATLQALVGGSVHHPGVTGR; translated from the coding sequence ATGACGTGGTGGAACTCCCTTGACCCGGCCGCGGTGACCGTTGACCCCGGTGGCCGGGCGACCGTGCGGCTTCGCGTACGCAACACGGGAGACACCGTCGAGGAGTACCGTCTCGGGGTCGTCGGCGCGGCGGCCGGATGGGCCCGCGTCGAACCCGACGTGCTGCGGCTCTACCCCGGCAGCGAGGGCACCGCCGAGATCTCCTTCGCGCCGCCCCGCTCGCCCGACGCCGCGGCGGGACCCACGCCGTTCGGCATCCGCGTCGAGCCGCGGGAGAACCCCGAGGCCCGGGACGTGGTCGAGGGGCAGGTCACCGTCGCGCCGTTCTCGGAGATCCGCGCCGAACTCCTGCCGCCCACCATCGTCGGACGCTTCCGCGGCCGGGCCTCGGTCGCCGTGGACAACCTCGGAAACACCCCGCTGACGGCGGCCCTCACCCTCCGCGACGACGCGGGCCGCCTCACCTACGAGGTCGACCCCACGGCCGTCCAAGTGGCGCCGGGCCGCGCCGCGTTCGCGAACCTGACCATCCGCCCGCAGCAGGTGCTGTGGACGGGGTCCGGGCAGACGCACCCGCTCACCGTCTCCGTGCGCCGCTCCGGCGACGAGCAGGGCCACGAACTGCCCGGCAGCTTCGACCAGCGGCCGGTCCTGCCCCGCAGACTGCTCGCCGTCGGCGGAGTGCTCGCGGCGCTCGCCGTCGCGTCCGTCGTGGCGTGGCTGACCTACGCGCCCGACTTCGACGGCTCGGCCCGCGAGAACCAGGCGGCCGCCGCGCCCGCCGCCGTCCCGCAGGGCGGCGAGAAGAACAGCCTCGACGACGCCCCGGCGCCTCCCAAGGGGGAGAAGGGCGGCGGTGGCGGTCACGGCGGCACGGACTCGGGCTCCGGCGGCACCGGCGGCGGGACCAGCGGCGGCGGCTCCGGCGACGGCGGCTCATCGGGCGGCGGCGCCGGTGGGGCCGAAGGCGGCGGCAGCGACGGCGGCGGCGGTGGCGAGAAGGCCGAGCCCGGCGGCGGCAGCCGCAAGGCGCAGGCCGGCCCGCCCTGGCGGCGCGGCTACGCGCCGGACATCGTCGTCGAGTATGCGCAGCACCGCCTCGCCGCGCTCGGTTCGAAGAATCCCTGCACGCTGACCGGCCACTGGACGCCGGGCGTCATCGACTCCAACACAGAGGCAAAACTCATCTGTTACCAGAAGGCCGTGGTCCGCACCGGCCAGAACTCCGGGAACAACACCGCTCAGATCTTCGAGACGGACGACGTGGGCACGCTCGGCCGTGCCACCCTCACCTCGCTGTGGGCGCAGGGCATCCGGCCCGACGCCGTGCGCTCCGGCGCCGACACCTGGGAGGTCGTACAGCTCCAGGCGGCGTTCTGGTGGGCCTCGCAGGCCGGCATCAGCGACAAGGACCTGGACCGCGACCGTGCGTACGCCGAGCACGGCGTCGCCTACTTCAAGAACGGCCGCAGCGCACCCACCACGGCCAGGTACAGCAGCAACACGGCGGCTCACATCAAGGAGTACCAGGCCTCCGTCGGGCTCCCGGCGACCGGCAAAGCCGACAGCGCGACCCTGCAGGCCCTGGTCGGCGGCAGCGTCCACCACCCCGGCGTGACGGGGCGGTGA
- a CDS encoding DUF4255 domain-containing protein, giving the protein MIHEVDEALRALLREALPEGTGEVVFEAPTRDWAARRNAPTLNSYLYDIREDVARRERGAYAERGPDGIVLRRRQPPRWFRLSYLLTAWTNRPEDEHRLLSAALGTLLSHELLPPDRLPDALASLGATLPLSVAVPPPEARSIADIWSALGGELKPSLDVVITVPFPVSPTYDVAPPVTEGAVVGVRGLDGEPGDSRPRMMRKRREDNATEAGE; this is encoded by the coding sequence GTGATCCACGAAGTCGACGAGGCGCTCCGCGCGCTGCTGCGCGAGGCGCTTCCGGAGGGGACCGGCGAGGTCGTCTTCGAGGCACCGACCCGCGACTGGGCGGCACGGCGCAACGCACCCACGCTCAACTCGTACCTGTACGACATCCGCGAGGACGTCGCCCGCCGCGAGCGCGGCGCCTACGCCGAGCGGGGGCCGGACGGCATCGTGCTGCGCAGGCGGCAGCCGCCCCGCTGGTTCCGGCTCTCCTACCTGCTCACCGCCTGGACCAACCGCCCCGAGGACGAGCACCGGCTGCTCTCCGCCGCCCTCGGCACGCTCCTCTCCCACGAGCTGCTGCCCCCGGACCGGCTGCCGGACGCGCTCGCCTCGCTCGGCGCCACGCTGCCGCTGTCCGTCGCGGTGCCGCCGCCCGAGGCGCGGTCCATCGCCGACATCTGGTCGGCGCTCGGCGGTGAGCTCAAGCCGTCCCTGGACGTCGTGATCACCGTGCCGTTCCCGGTCTCGCCCACGTACGACGTGGCACCGCCGGTCACCGAAGGCGCGGTCGTCGGTGTCCGCGGCCTCGACGGGGAGCCGGGCGACTCCCGGCCCCGGATGATGCGGAAGCGGCGCGAGGACAACGCGACGGAGGCGGGCGAGTGA
- a CDS encoding AfsR/SARP family transcriptional regulator, with amino-acid sequence MRGDAGGRTGRDGGSGAEPGDRDGLGGPLWFQVLGPVRAWRDGQALTLGPPQQRATLAALLLRGGRPVSAAELVDALWDESPPPRAVGTLRTYVSRLRALLEPDRRAREPARLLVSAGDGYALRVPRGALDASELEDRVSAARTLRGAGELPDAYAELTAALALSDGAPLAGLPGPYARRQRDRLTELSVTAQEEFFACALELGCHGETIAPLSVFAAEHPLRERAQALLMLALHRGGRRADALAAYETTRRTLATELGVDPGRELTTLHAALLQGTPLPSTALPWPGPGPSAHTARSRAAAQRRELSGRAPGMRGWAPADTGSGGAPGTGRGEAPSGTARGGAPGTGSGGVPSGVACGGAPGTGSGGAASGIAHGGAPGSAGDVAHGAAGGGASAGASGTVRATAPGAAAGVACGSADDAVSGTGVGAVPGVGSGGVPGVSLGVACGSADDAVSGTGVGSVPGVGSGGVPGVSSGVACGAADDAVSGTGVGAVPGIASGAVPGVSSGVANGSAGDAVSGTGAGVVSGVGSDAVPGVACGGAGDGVSGATAGAVSGMALRGMTGAVSGAEKPVVVPGRLSGAVPSLPGTAPAVPVAPTDLTARPLPLSVPAPLHTTVPSPVRASAAPLTPAQLLPDVPDFAGREGEARVLTETLRAAVSGSAMAVATLTGLGGVGKTALAVHVAHALRDEFPDGQLYVDLRGADAAPGVDSGSALTGFLRALGVPESAVPDGLDQQTALYRSLLAGRRVLVFLDNARATAQVRPLLPGAPGCAVLVTSRSRTITLPGARLVDVETMDEPQALGLLNAMLGAERVAAERDAARELVAVCGGLPLAVRIAAARLAARPGRPMADLVARLRDERRRLDELRVDDLGVEATFRLGYEALEPGLARAFRMVSLCYMPSFCRGAAGALLGVDEEEAEQAVERLVDAGLMELHGEDRYRFHDLVRLFARRQCELRESAAERAAARLRFLDYVLATVITAIRRTKPHSVLPELLHRPDSDGKALPDEAAAHDWLVVAHSRLCDAAENALRHVPDEADEANEAGEAADRGAPDSRTPPGLRPVVDLLTAWSHLVVGTARHRDLEPLAELALRTARRHGDDRSAARALRLLGAPHYGTETYGRAEQALRESLHLAAGCGDLLVGAEGSHELAIVLMGTGRFAMALEQLRLAYARFGALGGHDDRIRILSHMARAYVALGRRPAADTAIDEAVRQARRSGSSHTLAHVLYQAGCALLADGRAVAASEQLREAQRLHGRARNPRWEALCWARLAYCELEQGSVGEAMRCADAALAVEGELGDAFCHALAMAARGRALLALGDLERARAALRIAHRVMERRGALEADEIAALLAKWRPRAATHGPALSAYG; translated from the coding sequence ATGCGGGGCGACGCGGGCGGCCGCACGGGCCGCGACGGCGGGAGCGGGGCCGAACCGGGGGACCGGGACGGCCTGGGCGGGCCGTTGTGGTTCCAGGTCCTCGGGCCGGTGCGGGCCTGGCGCGACGGGCAGGCCCTGACGCTCGGGCCCCCGCAGCAGCGGGCGACGCTGGCCGCGCTGCTGCTGCGCGGCGGGCGGCCGGTGTCGGCGGCGGAGCTGGTGGACGCGCTGTGGGACGAGTCGCCGCCGCCGCGCGCGGTCGGCACGCTGCGGACGTACGTCTCCCGGCTGCGCGCCCTCCTCGAACCGGACCGGCGCGCCCGCGAGCCCGCGCGGCTCCTGGTGTCGGCGGGCGACGGCTACGCGCTGCGCGTCCCGCGCGGCGCGCTCGACGCGAGCGAGCTGGAGGACCGGGTATCGGCGGCGCGTACGCTGCGCGGCGCCGGTGAACTCCCCGACGCCTACGCCGAGTTGACGGCCGCGCTGGCCCTCTCCGACGGCGCGCCGCTGGCCGGGCTGCCCGGCCCGTACGCGCGGCGTCAGCGGGACCGGCTCACCGAGCTCTCCGTCACCGCGCAGGAGGAGTTCTTCGCCTGCGCGCTCGAACTCGGCTGCCACGGCGAGACGATCGCGCCCCTCAGCGTCTTCGCGGCCGAACACCCGCTGCGCGAGCGCGCGCAGGCCCTCCTCATGCTCGCCCTGCACCGGGGCGGCCGTCGTGCGGACGCGCTCGCGGCGTACGAGACGACGCGCCGCACGCTGGCGACGGAGCTCGGCGTGGACCCGGGCAGGGAACTGACCACGCTCCACGCGGCCCTCCTCCAGGGCACCCCCTTGCCCTCCACGGCCCTCCCATGGCCGGGCCCCGGCCCTTCCGCCCACACGGCACGATCCCGCGCCGCGGCCCAGCGACGCGAGCTGTCCGGGCGCGCGCCCGGAATGAGGGGGTGGGCACCCGCCGACACCGGGTCCGGCGGGGCGCCCGGGACGGGGCGTGGCGAGGCGCCGTCCGGGACCGCGCGTGGCGGGGCGCCCGGGACGGGGAGTGGTGGGGTGCCGTCCGGGGTTGCGTGTGGCGGGGCGCCCGGGACGGGAAGTGGTGGGGCGGCGTCCGGGATCGCGCATGGCGGGGCGCCCGGTTCGGCTGGTGATGTGGCGCACGGTGCGGCAGGTGGCGGCGCGTCCGCCGGGGCATCTGGCACGGTGCGGGCCACGGCACCCGGTGCGGCGGCGGGTGTGGCGTGCGGCTCTGCGGACGATGCCGTGTCTGGCACGGGTGTCGGTGCGGTTCCGGGCGTGGGGTCTGGCGGGGTTCCTGGTGTGTCGTTGGGTGTGGCGTGCGGCTCTGCGGACGATGCCGTGTCTGGCACGGGTGTTGGCTCGGTTCCGGGCGTGGGGTCTGGCGGGGTTCCTGGTGTGTCGTCGGGTGTGGCGTGCGGCGCTGCGGACGATGCCGTGTCTGGCACGGGTGTTGGCGCGGTTCCGGGCATCGCGTCTGGTGCGGTTCCTGGTGTGTCGTCCGGCGTGGCGAACGGCTCTGCGGGTGACGCCGTGTCCGGCACGGGTGCCGGTGTGGTGTCGGGGGTGGGCTCCGACGCGGTTCCGGGTGTGGCGTGCGGCGGTGCGGGTGACGGTGTGTCCGGCGCTACCGCTGGTGCCGTGTCCGGCATGGCGTTGCGTGGGATGACCGGGGCGGTGTCCGGCGCCGAGAAGCCCGTCGTAGTCCCCGGTCGTCTATCCGGCGCCGTACCATCCCTGCCCGGCACCGCCCCCGCCGTCCCCGTCGCCCCCACCGACCTCACCGCCCGCCCCCTCCCCCTCAGCGTCCCCGCCCCCCTCCACACGACCGTCCCCAGCCCCGTCCGTGCGTCCGCCGCCCCCCTCACTCCCGCCCAGCTCCTTCCCGACGTGCCCGACTTCGCGGGGCGGGAAGGCGAGGCGCGGGTGTTGACCGAGACGTTGCGGGCCGCCGTTTCCGGGAGTGCGATGGCCGTGGCCACGCTCACCGGGCTCGGCGGCGTCGGCAAGACCGCGCTCGCCGTGCACGTCGCCCACGCCTTACGGGACGAGTTCCCCGACGGACAGCTCTACGTCGACCTGCGCGGCGCCGACGCCGCCCCCGGCGTGGACAGCGGCAGCGCGCTCACCGGGTTCCTGCGCGCGCTCGGGGTACCGGAGAGTGCCGTTCCGGATGGGCTCGATCAGCAGACCGCGCTTTATCGTTCGCTCCTCGCGGGGCGGCGCGTCCTCGTGTTCCTCGACAACGCGCGCGCCACCGCGCAGGTGCGGCCGCTGCTGCCCGGCGCGCCCGGCTGCGCGGTCCTCGTGACCAGCCGCTCGCGGACCATCACCCTGCCCGGCGCGCGCCTCGTCGACGTCGAGACGATGGACGAGCCGCAGGCACTCGGCCTGCTGAACGCCATGCTCGGCGCCGAGCGCGTGGCCGCGGAGCGGGACGCCGCACGCGAACTCGTCGCCGTCTGCGGCGGGCTGCCGCTCGCCGTCCGCATCGCCGCCGCGCGCCTCGCCGCACGGCCGGGGCGCCCCATGGCCGACCTCGTCGCCCGGCTGCGCGACGAGCGCCGCAGGCTGGACGAGCTGCGGGTGGACGATCTGGGCGTCGAGGCGACCTTCCGGCTCGGGTACGAGGCGCTGGAACCGGGGCTCGCCCGCGCCTTCCGCATGGTCTCGCTCTGCTACATGCCGTCCTTCTGCCGCGGCGCGGCGGGCGCCCTGCTGGGCGTCGACGAGGAGGAGGCCGAGCAGGCCGTCGAGCGGCTGGTCGACGCCGGGCTGATGGAGCTGCACGGCGAGGACCGCTACCGCTTCCACGACCTCGTACGGCTCTTCGCGCGCCGCCAGTGCGAGCTGCGCGAGAGCGCGGCCGAACGTGCCGCCGCGCGGCTGCGCTTCCTCGACTACGTCCTGGCCACCGTCATCACCGCGATCCGCCGCACGAAGCCGCACAGCGTCCTGCCCGAGCTGCTGCACCGGCCCGACTCCGACGGCAAGGCGCTGCCCGACGAGGCCGCCGCGCACGACTGGCTGGTCGTCGCGCACTCGCGGCTCTGCGACGCGGCGGAGAACGCGCTGCGACACGTACCGGACGAGGCGGACGAGGCGAATGAGGCGGGCGAAGCCGCCGACCGGGGCGCCCCGGATTCCCGCACCCCACCCGGGCTCCGCCCCGTCGTCGACCTCCTCACCGCCTGGTCCCACCTCGTCGTCGGCACCGCCCGCCACCGCGACCTGGAGCCCCTCGCCGAACTGGCCCTGCGCACCGCACGGCGGCACGGCGACGACCGGTCGGCCGCCCGCGCGCTGCGGCTGCTCGGCGCGCCGCACTACGGCACCGAGACGTACGGCCGCGCCGAACAGGCGCTCCGCGAGAGCCTGCACCTCGCCGCGGGCTGCGGCGACCTCCTCGTCGGCGCCGAGGGCAGCCACGAGCTGGCCATCGTCCTCATGGGCACGGGGCGGTTCGCGATGGCCCTCGAACAACTGCGTCTCGCGTACGCGAGGTTCGGCGCGCTCGGCGGGCACGACGACCGGATCCGCATCCTGTCGCACATGGCCCGCGCGTACGTCGCCCTGGGCCGGCGCCCGGCGGCGGACACCGCCATCGACGAGGCGGTGCGGCAGGCGCGGCGCTCGGGCAGCAGTCACACGCTCGCGCACGTCCTCTACCAGGCGGGCTGCGCGCTGCTCGCGGACGGCAGGGCGGTCGCGGCGTCGGAGCAGCTGCGCGAGGCACAGCGTCTGCACGGCAGAGCCCGCAACCCGCGCTGGGAGGCGCTGTGCTGGGCCCGTCTCGCCTACTGCGAGCTGGAACAGGGCAGCGTCGGCGAGGCCATGCGCTGCGCGGACGCGGCGCTCGCCGTCGAGGGCGAACTCGGTGACGCGTTCTGCCACGCGCTGGCGATGGCCGCGCGGGGCCGGGCGCTGCTCGCCCTGGGCGACCTCGAACGGGCCAGGGCCGCCCTGCGGATCGCCCACCGCGTCATGGAGCGGCGCGGTGCCCTGGAGGCCGATGAGATCGCCGCTCTGCTCGCCAAGTGGCGGCCACGCGCGGCGACCCACGGACCGGCACTCTCCGCATACGGCTGA
- a CDS encoding AAA family ATPase, which translates to MVERLEALRGRVAELVERRSADDPTAADPLRGMYVTPETAFRLATTPLPAAAAVSGGTDGAGVVGGAPGEGPDVLDSLAREFGLSALDQQILLAALAPDVDRRFEPLYGYLNDDVGRRRATVTLALDLSGTGPHDPLARRRFHPRSPLRAGGLLVVEEEDRPLPGRALRVPERVVAQLLGDDALDPELVDLDVELSEAPAAEDAGSAHPLAVRLAALVAERPLRVHLRERREGTAAEPVADALRAAGLPVLRYRPSGTAGEAAAVALVREARLRRAALLVGPLPDGAGPLMRALTATGDVPVVFFGSEPYDPGWAPDAGLLVLDAPQDSVDTASTWQTELSRHSPAYEPDFDIGEAVAPYRLSGTQIRRAARDATELAAFDGTAPTVAHLQRSARLQSAPLLDKHARRIRPEVGFADLVLPDEPLAMLNELTLRARHRDKVLGEWRLRTGGGRGRGVIALFAGDSGTGKTLSAEVVAGELGLDLYVVDLSAVVDKYIGETEKNLERIFVEADRTDAVLLFDEADAVFGKRSEVKSSHDRYANLESAYLLQRLEAFDGIAVLTTNLRANIDDAFTRRLDLVVDFPFPDVEQRLALWRTCLTGTPCADDLDEELAACAKEFELSGGAIRSAAVTAAYQAAGHGGPVSGADVRAGARREYRKMGRLEPGTSLPWQR; encoded by the coding sequence ATGGTCGAGCGGCTCGAGGCACTGCGCGGGCGCGTCGCCGAACTGGTCGAGCGGCGCTCCGCCGACGACCCCACGGCGGCGGACCCTCTCCGCGGGATGTACGTGACGCCCGAGACGGCCTTCCGGCTCGCCACCACTCCCCTGCCCGCCGCGGCGGCTGTCTCCGGGGGTACGGACGGTGCCGGTGTGGTGGGCGGGGCTCCGGGCGAGGGTCCTGACGTGCTCGACTCGCTGGCCCGGGAGTTCGGGCTCAGCGCGCTCGACCAGCAGATCCTGCTCGCCGCCCTCGCCCCCGACGTCGACCGCCGCTTCGAGCCGCTGTACGGCTACCTCAACGACGACGTCGGGCGCCGCCGCGCCACCGTCACGCTGGCCCTCGACCTCTCGGGCACGGGACCGCACGATCCACTCGCCCGACGCCGCTTCCACCCCCGGTCACCGCTGCGTGCCGGGGGCCTCCTCGTCGTGGAGGAGGAGGACCGCCCGCTGCCGGGAAGGGCGCTGCGCGTGCCGGAACGCGTGGTGGCGCAGCTGCTCGGGGACGACGCGCTCGACCCGGAGCTCGTCGACCTCGACGTCGAGTTGTCGGAGGCGCCGGCCGCCGAGGACGCCGGCTCCGCGCATCCGCTCGCCGTCCGGCTCGCCGCCCTCGTCGCCGAGCGGCCGCTCCGCGTACATCTGCGCGAGCGCAGGGAGGGCACCGCCGCCGAGCCGGTGGCGGACGCGCTGCGGGCGGCCGGGCTGCCCGTGCTGCGGTACCGGCCGTCGGGAACGGCGGGCGAGGCGGCGGCGGTCGCGCTGGTCCGTGAGGCGCGGCTGCGGCGCGCCGCGCTCCTCGTGGGGCCGCTGCCCGACGGGGCCGGGCCCCTGATGCGGGCTCTGACCGCCACCGGTGACGTGCCGGTCGTGTTCTTCGGGAGCGAGCCGTACGACCCGGGGTGGGCGCCCGACGCCGGGCTGCTCGTGCTCGACGCGCCGCAGGACTCCGTCGACACGGCCAGTACTTGGCAGACCGAACTCTCGCGGCACTCCCCCGCGTACGAGCCGGACTTCGACATCGGCGAGGCCGTCGCCCCGTACCGGCTCAGCGGGACCCAGATCCGGCGCGCGGCAAGGGACGCCACCGAACTGGCCGCGTTCGACGGAACCGCGCCGACCGTGGCGCACCTGCAGCGCAGCGCCCGGCTCCAGTCCGCGCCGCTGCTCGACAAGCACGCCCGGCGGATCAGGCCGGAGGTCGGCTTCGCGGACCTCGTGCTCCCGGACGAGCCGCTCGCGATGCTCAACGAGCTGACGCTGCGTGCCCGGCACCGCGACAAGGTGCTCGGCGAGTGGCGGCTGCGCACGGGCGGCGGGCGCGGGCGCGGTGTCATCGCGCTGTTCGCCGGGGACTCCGGCACGGGCAAGACGCTGTCGGCGGAGGTCGTGGCCGGTGAACTCGGCCTGGACCTGTACGTGGTGGACCTGTCGGCGGTCGTCGACAAGTACATCGGCGAGACGGAGAAGAACCTGGAGCGGATCTTCGTGGAGGCCGACCGCACGGACGCGGTGCTGCTCTTCGACGAGGCCGACGCGGTCTTCGGCAAGCGCTCGGAGGTCAAGAGCTCGCACGACCGGTACGCGAATCTGGAGAGCGCGTACCTGCTGCAGCGTCTGGAGGCGTTCGACGGGATCGCGGTGCTGACCACGAACCTGCGGGCCAACATCGACGACGCGTTCACGCGCCGCCTCGACCTGGTCGTCGACTTCCCGTTCCCGGACGTCGAGCAGCGGCTCGCCCTGTGGCGCACGTGCCTGACGGGGACGCCCTGCGCCGACGACCTGGACGAGGAACTCGCGGCCTGCGCGAAGGAGTTCGAACTGTCCGGCGGCGCCATCCGGTCGGCCGCCGTGACCGCCGCGTATCAGGCGGCGGGCCACGGCGGCCCGGTGTCCGGCGCGGACGTCCGGGCCGGCGCCCGCCGCGAGTACCGCAAGATGGGCCGCCTGGAACCGGGTACGTCCCTGCCCTGGCAACGCTGA